Proteins from a genomic interval of Lacticaseibacillus pabuli:
- the trpB gene encoding tryptophan synthase subunit beta has translation MTNANETAEKAYNPETAMKEGRYLGFGGQYLPEILIPEIHRVEAAYEQYKDDPEFLNEFHSLLKKYVGRPSLLYYAKNMTEDLGGAQIYLKREDLNHTGAHKINNVIGQALIAKRMGKKRLIAETGAGQHGVATATIAALFGMECEIFMGKMDTDRQRLNVYRMELLGAKVHPVTTGSAVLKDAVNAALQNYAARSEDTFYVMGSAVGPHPFPAMVHDFQSVISKESKQQILEETGNLPDYVIACVGGGSNAIGSFAEYIEEDGVQLIGCEAAGKGIDTKDTAATMALGSTGIFHGMKSRFLQNKDGQINPVYSISAGLDYPGVGPEHVALMDSGRAQYVPITDDEAVNAFEYIAKQEGIVAAIESCHAIAEVQKLAPTLSKDKVIICTLSGRGDKDVASIAKYRGINISED, from the coding sequence ATGACAAACGCAAACGAAACAGCTGAAAAAGCCTACAACCCAGAAACCGCCATGAAGGAAGGCCGCTACCTCGGCTTCGGTGGTCAGTACCTCCCCGAAATCCTGATTCCAGAAATTCACCGCGTTGAAGCGGCATACGAACAGTACAAGGACGACCCCGAATTTCTCAACGAATTCCACAGTCTCCTGAAGAAGTACGTCGGCCGCCCATCCCTCCTCTACTACGCCAAGAACATGACCGAAGACCTCGGCGGCGCACAAATTTACCTGAAGCGTGAAGACCTCAACCACACCGGGGCGCACAAGATTAACAACGTCATCGGCCAGGCACTCATCGCCAAGCGCATGGGTAAGAAGCGTCTCATCGCCGAAACCGGTGCCGGCCAGCACGGGGTTGCCACCGCCACCATCGCCGCTCTGTTCGGGATGGAATGCGAAATCTTCATGGGCAAGATGGACACCGACCGTCAGCGCCTGAACGTTTACCGGATGGAATTGCTTGGTGCGAAGGTGCACCCCGTCACCACTGGTAGTGCCGTTCTGAAGGACGCCGTGAACGCCGCCCTCCAGAACTACGCGGCCCGCAGCGAAGACACCTTCTACGTCATGGGCAGCGCGGTTGGTCCCCACCCCTTCCCCGCAATGGTGCATGACTTCCAGAGCGTCATCTCTAAGGAAAGCAAGCAGCAGATTCTTGAAGAAACCGGCAACCTGCCTGACTACGTGATTGCTTGTGTCGGCGGTGGTAGCAACGCCATCGGGAGCTTCGCCGAATACATTGAAGAAGACGGCGTCCAGCTCATCGGTTGTGAAGCAGCTGGTAAGGGGATTGATACCAAGGACACCGCGGCCACTATGGCACTCGGCTCAACGGGTATCTTCCATGGCATGAAGAGCCGCTTCCTCCAGAACAAGGATGGCCAGATCAACCCGGTTTACTCCATTTCTGCCGGGCTGGACTACCCAGGTGTCGGCCCCGAACACGTTGCCCTGATGGACTCAGGGCGCGCGCAGTACGTGCCAATCACTGATGACGAAGCCGTCAACGCGTTCGAATACATCGCCAAGCAGGAAGGCATCGTGGCCGCCATCGAAAGCTGCCACGCCATCGCCGAGGTCCAGAAGCTCGCGCCAACATTGAGCAAGGACAAAGTGATCATCTGCACGCTGTCTGGTCGCGGTGATAAGGACGTCGCATCCATTGCGAAGTACCGTGGCATTAACATTTCAGAAGACTAA
- a CDS encoding bifunctional helix-turn-helix transcriptional regulator/GNAT family N-acetyltransferase: protein MNTNEFIDKYRAFNRYYADLLSSFDRTLYGDPFTLVEDRVVTAIWDNEPISPAEISNELNLNKSQLSKILSKLAKQEVISRTANPQDKRSTLITLTAHGKSLQRQQVGIVHTGLHQFFVPYTHTQLRRIDSAMTTLQKALTNQHEVKIEPGQLADIGYIADLHARVYTSRGYHAVFQYYVLAALADYAKSKMDGVTFIAKVDGQRAGTISLVEAEDGNWQVRWFVVDPLFQGHGLGKQLMQALMDYAKQNEITKMYLWTVSELKAARSLYGRNGFAQVESKQNTEWKDDPVMEERWEYRG, encoded by the coding sequence ATGAATACAAATGAATTCATCGACAAATACCGTGCATTTAACCGTTACTACGCAGACTTACTATCAAGCTTTGATCGCACGCTTTACGGCGATCCCTTCACCCTGGTCGAGGACCGTGTCGTGACGGCCATTTGGGATAATGAACCGATTAGCCCAGCAGAAATCAGTAATGAGCTTAATCTCAACAAGAGTCAGTTGAGCAAGATTCTGAGCAAACTGGCCAAGCAAGAAGTGATTAGTCGCACAGCAAATCCGCAAGACAAGCGGTCAACACTCATCACGTTAACCGCGCATGGCAAAAGCCTGCAGCGGCAACAGGTCGGGATTGTACATACCGGATTGCACCAATTCTTTGTTCCTTACACACACACGCAACTGCGGCGGATTGACTCGGCGATGACAACCTTGCAAAAGGCCCTAACCAACCAACACGAGGTTAAAATCGAACCCGGGCAGCTGGCAGACATTGGTTATATCGCCGATTTACATGCACGTGTCTACACGAGTCGGGGCTATCACGCGGTGTTTCAGTACTATGTATTAGCGGCGCTGGCAGACTATGCGAAGTCAAAGATGGACGGCGTTACGTTCATCGCGAAGGTAGATGGGCAACGAGCGGGCACGATTAGTCTGGTCGAGGCGGAGGATGGCAACTGGCAGGTGCGCTGGTTTGTAGTCGACCCGCTTTTCCAGGGACACGGCCTAGGTAAGCAGTTGATGCAAGCGCTGATGGACTACGCGAAGCAAAACGAAATTACGAAGATGTATCTATGGACGGTCAGCGAGCTAAAGGCGGCAAGGAGTCTATACGGACGGAATGGATTTGCCCAGGTCGAGTCCAAGCAGAATACCGAGTGGAAGGACGATCCGGTCATGGAAGAACGCTGGGAGTATCGGGGATAG
- a CDS encoding tyrosine-protein phosphatase yields the protein MENTVQHPNQFFENPRNQALLQQRAGDRLHLLKVRNARTYRNVQTTDGRYLRDNVLVRMARLTHATPADLAQLRDVGVTAVVDLRLPNEAAAAPDLRLPGWQYVPAPTASDKVTPGMPLPELFDYLKDHDDALDQMRNGYRGIVADPEQQASLRAAINAVLTTPGATAFHCSMGKDRTGVFAALMLSVAGVDRHFIDADYMYSNVSGAAHIQALRQKFADWGGDARMQNQIDYLASTSTAYLDAMFDWVRNNYGDAAGFVADGLGFGHDGVIALRHKLIAE from the coding sequence ATGGAAAACACTGTGCAGCACCCTAACCAATTTTTTGAAAATCCGCGCAATCAGGCCCTCTTGCAGCAGCGTGCCGGCGACCGCCTCCACCTTTTGAAGGTCCGTAACGCCCGGACTTACCGGAACGTCCAGACCACGGACGGTCGTTATTTGCGGGATAACGTCCTCGTCCGGATGGCACGTTTAACTCATGCGACGCCGGCCGACCTGGCTCAGTTGCGTGACGTTGGCGTGACTGCCGTGGTTGACCTGCGTCTGCCTAATGAGGCCGCGGCCGCGCCGGACTTGCGCTTGCCCGGCTGGCAGTACGTACCCGCGCCGACTGCTTCGGATAAAGTGACGCCGGGGATGCCGCTGCCTGAGCTCTTTGACTACCTCAAAGATCATGATGATGCCCTCGATCAGATGCGCAACGGCTACCGTGGCATTGTGGCTGACCCTGAGCAACAGGCGAGTCTGCGCGCTGCCATAAACGCCGTGCTGACAACGCCCGGCGCCACCGCCTTCCATTGCTCAATGGGGAAGGACCGCACCGGCGTGTTCGCTGCGCTGATGCTAAGCGTCGCTGGGGTCGACCGGCACTTCATTGATGCCGATTATATGTATTCGAACGTGTCCGGGGCCGCGCACATTCAGGCCCTGCGCCAGAAATTTGCGGATTGGGGCGGTGATGCGCGCATGCAGAATCAAATTGACTACCTCGCCAGCACCAGCACCGCTTACCTCGACGCGATGTTTGACTGGGTGCGGAATAACTACGGGGACGCCGCCGGATTTGTCGCGGATGGGTTGGGCTTTGGCCACGACGGGGTCATCGCATTGCGGCATAAACTTATTGCGGAGTAA
- a CDS encoding type II toxin-antitoxin system RelB/DinJ family antitoxin, producing MSAKKRVTVSFKTDKETAKEAKAIFGALGMNLSTGMNVFLKQVVASEGLPFTPSAKVAEALPLDVADDTVPDSQVADSKTSNETEP from the coding sequence ATGAGTGCAAAGAAGAGAGTCACTGTTTCCTTCAAAACAGACAAAGAAACGGCCAAGGAAGCAAAGGCGATTTTTGGTGCGTTGGGAATGAACCTGTCAACAGGAATGAATGTTTTCCTGAAGCAAGTGGTTGCGAGTGAAGGCCTGCCATTTACACCTTCTGCAAAAGTTGCGGAAGCCCTGCCACTCGACGTCGCAGATGACACGGTGCCGGACAGCCAGGTTGCCGACAGCAAGACGAGCAACGAAACGGAGCCGTGA
- a CDS encoding amino acid ABC transporter permease: MDWAIISQSLPQFAAGLVLTLKLAVIGILGALIVGAISSLVQYFHVPVLRHVANAYIEISRNTPLLVQLFFIFYGLPGLGVKLSANVSGVFGLIFLGGSYMAEAFTGGYNAISKSQIDSGRALGLTDLQLARYVVLPQGLAASVPALAANVIFLIKETSIFSVIAVPELTNTALDLIGLYYHSSEYLFVLVVAYAIVLIPLSVALTYLERRVRYAQFGR, from the coding sequence ATGGATTGGGCTATCATCTCGCAGAGCCTACCGCAGTTTGCGGCTGGACTCGTGCTGACATTGAAGCTCGCGGTAATCGGTATCCTCGGCGCACTGATCGTTGGTGCAATCTCTAGCTTGGTACAGTACTTTCACGTACCAGTGCTTAGACATGTGGCAAATGCCTATATCGAAATATCCAGAAACACCCCACTACTCGTACAATTGTTCTTCATTTTCTATGGCCTGCCAGGTCTAGGTGTGAAGCTCAGTGCGAACGTTAGTGGGGTTTTTGGTCTCATCTTTTTGGGCGGCAGCTACATGGCCGAGGCCTTTACCGGGGGCTACAATGCAATTTCTAAGAGTCAAATCGATTCCGGACGGGCGCTTGGGCTGACCGATTTACAGCTCGCGCGTTACGTCGTATTACCGCAGGGGTTAGCAGCCAGCGTGCCGGCACTTGCTGCTAACGTTATTTTCCTGATTAAGGAAACCTCTATCTTTTCTGTCATTGCCGTTCCAGAGCTCACTAACACCGCGCTGGATCTCATTGGCTTGTACTACCACAGCTCGGAGTACCTCTTCGTGCTGGTTGTTGCTTATGCAATCGTGCTGATTCCACTCTCGGTTGCCCTGACTTACCTCGAAAGGAGGGTGCGTTATGCTCAGTTCGGTCGCTAA
- a CDS encoding amino acid ABC transporter permease has translation MLSSVANIFGGQNLPRLLQGFLVTLEVAAVVLVIGGILGILLGVLRTLHITWLNVVLQLYLEIFRIVPTVVLLFVAYYILPQSFGINLSGFGVAVLVFTLWTGAEMSDIVRGALESVPQHQRESGIAIGLTTTQLYRYVLVPQSVPMMLPGVINLATRIIKTTSLLLLINVMDLVNVGQTLVEAEGHKYPDAGFWIYGAMFILYYILCAPLSHWAKHMERREMEIANG, from the coding sequence ATGCTCAGTTCGGTCGCTAATATTTTCGGCGGACAAAACCTACCACGCCTTCTCCAGGGGTTCCTGGTCACGCTCGAGGTTGCAGCCGTGGTGCTGGTCATCGGCGGGATCCTCGGCATCTTGCTCGGGGTCTTGCGGACGCTGCACATCACCTGGCTGAACGTGGTGCTCCAACTGTACCTGGAAATTTTCCGGATTGTACCTACCGTGGTGCTATTGTTCGTGGCTTATTACATCTTGCCGCAGTCGTTTGGGATTAACCTCAGCGGCTTTGGCGTGGCGGTTCTCGTCTTCACGCTTTGGACCGGTGCCGAGATGAGCGATATCGTGCGCGGCGCATTGGAATCCGTGCCGCAGCACCAGCGTGAGTCCGGCATTGCAATTGGACTCACAACCACGCAGCTTTACCGTTACGTGCTCGTGCCCCAGTCAGTGCCGATGATGCTACCTGGGGTCATTAACCTGGCGACCCGGATTATCAAAACCACGTCGCTACTGCTGCTGATTAACGTTATGGACCTCGTGAACGTTGGTCAGACGCTGGTTGAAGCGGAGGGTCACAAGTATCCTGACGCGGGCTTCTGGATATACGGCGCCATGTTTATTCTGTACTACATCCTTTGTGCACCACTGTCCCACTGGGCAAAGCACATGGAGCGTCGGGAAATGGAGATTGCAAATGGCTGA